Genomic window (Marinobacter fonticola):
CATGCGGCGAAACTGCTGGAGTGGATGATCTGGGTCTCCGACCCTAAGCTCTCCGATCAAGATCGGGACAAGCTCTATCACGTGGGAGAACAGTTGGGAGACAAGATCGGCGAGGTCTGGTCCCGTGTCAACAAAGAAGCCCTCCCCGAAAGCGCTCTGCAGGGCATCGAGGTGACCATGGTCGCCCGCTTGCGCGGCACCCCGGTGGATCTCGAACCGGTGAAAGGCTATAGCTATGACTCCGCTTGGCTTGACGCGAATACAGTGCCTGACAGCGAGATTCAGGCCTACCAAGGGCATTGGTTTGTGGAAGGAGAGGGGCAGCAGGAGCAGCGCCTTTATTTCTTTGCGCTTCTCTCGGATTCCAACGAGGTGCTCTGGACCAACGGAGAAGGCGTTAAGCTGGGACTGATGGATTGGATCGAATTTCGCACCGCATCGGACGAAGGCAGGCTCCGTAGTCTCCCGGAGCTCAATCACTTTGCAGACGTGGTCAGCGAAACGGTAAAGGCCATGGAGCACGTGTTGCGCTCCCAGATCGTGAAGCGGCGCGAAGCCCGGGAAAAGGCCGAAGCACAAGCCGCGAAAGTGCGTGCTGAGCGAGAAGCCGCTGAGAAGCGCCGTCAGGAAGAAGAGCAGCGCCGCGAAGCGGAGGCAGCCGAAGCGCGGGCCGCGGAGGAAGCAGCCGTTCGGGCTCAGGAAGTGGCCGAGCAGCAGCGTCTCGAGAAAGAGCGGTTGGCCGTTGCCCGCGCCCAAGTGGATGGCCTTAAGCTAGGTAGCTGGATTGCCGTGTCGGCCGATACGCCGGAGAACGGCGAGTCCGCCGAAGCGCGTAAACTGAAACTGGCCGTTCGTCTAAACGCGACCGGCAAACTGATTTTTGTCGACCGCTTGGGCTTGAACCGGACGGAAATGACTGTTGATAGCCTTATCGAGGCCATCGTTAAGGGCGAGGCCCGCGTGATGAGCAGCGAGGCCGAATTCGAGGATACGCTTTCGCGTGTGGTTGGACGAATCAGGGTGGGTCGATCATGACGGCCAACGATTATAGTTTTGGCAATGGACCGGAAACGGAAAGGGAGCAGCGTCGTGAGTTTCGGCTAACCGGCCGGGTCACGGTCGAACTGGAGCTGGAGTCTCCGGACCCGGAAGAGTCCGGGCAACCTCATGTTCTCACCTGTTATACGTCGGACTTGTCCGCTACGGGCATCCGGGTTGTGGCGAGGGAGCCGGCAACCGAAGGAGCCATTATTCCGGCCTACATCGAGCTCGAGCGTGCGGGTGAAAAAGCAGCCTACACCCTGATGGTCGAAGTGGTTTGGTGCCGGGCGCAAGACGACGGCTTGTGGCAGGTCGGCTTGCGGGTACTCGAGTCGGATGACACGGCCGTGCTGGAATGGCTGGAAACCATGGCGCAGGCTTTGGAAGACGATTAGCCGGTATTCCACGTAGCGTTACCTATAACGCGTAGCTGTCCTCGCAACACCACGCGCAGCTGTCCTCGTAACACCACGCGCAGCTGTCCTCGTAACACTAGTCGGCCTGCGCAATACCGTCTTTTTGCGCCGGAGCGTTGTCGGGAAAGGCCGCCAGACCCTTAGCGAGGAAGCGCCTCACGTCCTTGAGCGAGTCTTCCGGCACCTCTTCCATCGGTATATGCCCCACACCTTCATAGGTAACCAGGCGAGCGTTACCTATGTCATTGAGCCAGCGCGTCGCCAGCTCCACGGGCACCCAGCTGTCGTCTTCACCCCAAAGTAACAGTGTCGGCGCATTGATTCGAAAAAAGGGTAACGGGGCTTCGTTCTGGGCGCGTTCGTCTACAATTTCCAGGGTTTTCATGTAAATCGGCTTGGCTCCGGGGCGCTGGGACATATGCACGTAGCGATAAACGTCCTTATCGTGCATGCGGCGCGGATCGCCGTAGGCGTTGCGTAGGGACAGCGTCACGATGACAGGTGGCTGGACGTAGTTACCAAGGAAGTTCATGGGAAAAGCCGTGCCCAAGTCCAACAGCCAGGGCGTTTCTTGCGGGTAACCGAAAGGATTCAGGAGGATCAGCCGGTCCACTCGGTTCCCGTACTGGGCTGCGTAGCGGGCAGCGACGAAGCCACCCAGCGAATTGCCCGCGAGGGTGAAGTTCTCCAGATCCAGGCGTTCGACAAACTTGGCGAACGTATTGACGATGCTGTCTTCGTCGAAGTCTTCGGGGTTTTCCGGACCGCCGGTCATGCCGAAACCGGGCATATCCAGGGTAATGACGCGGTGCGAACGACTCAGCTCGGCGACCCAGCTATCCCAGGTTTGCAAGGATGAAAATATGCCATGCAGCAGGATAATCGTATCGCCCTGGCCTTGATCGCGGTAGTGGATGCGATAGCCATTAACCGTCATGAACGTTGATTCGTCATTGATATAGCGTTCTTCCAGGTAGGGCATCGGAATATCGGCAAAGCCAGTGGCATTGGCCAAGGATGGGCTGGCTTTCATGGCGGAGCCGATACTCGAGCAGCCCGACAACGCGGTGACGGCGAGAAAGGCGAGAGCGAGGAAACGAAACGTCGAACGCATGGGGTGAACTCCTGTCGGAACGTTCCGAGATTACTCAACTTTACAAACCGGAACAGTGACGAAGTTCGATAAAAAGGCAGGGAGCCTCCAGGTGCGGGGCTCCCTTCGGTATCGGAAAGGCGTCTATTCTTCCAGGGCGCCCATACCCGTGATGTTGAATCCGGCATCGACATAGAGGATTTCGCCGGTAATCCCACTGGCCATGTCCGAGCACAGGAAGGCTGCGGTATTGCCCACTTCTTCTTTGGTCACGTTGCGCTTGAG
Coding sequences:
- a CDS encoding alpha/beta fold hydrolase → MRSTFRFLALAFLAVTALSGCSSIGSAMKASPSLANATGFADIPMPYLEERYINDESTFMTVNGYRIHYRDQGQGDTIILLHGIFSSLQTWDSWVAELSRSHRVITLDMPGFGMTGGPENPEDFDEDSIVNTFAKFVERLDLENFTLAGNSLGGFVAARYAAQYGNRVDRLILLNPFGYPQETPWLLDLGTAFPMNFLGNYVQPPVIVTLSLRNAYGDPRRMHDKDVYRYVHMSQRPGAKPIYMKTLEIVDERAQNEAPLPFFRINAPTLLLWGEDDSWVPVELATRWLNDIGNARLVTYEGVGHIPMEEVPEDSLKDVRRFLAKGLAAFPDNAPAQKDGIAQAD
- a CDS encoding PilZ domain-containing protein; translation: MTANDYSFGNGPETEREQRREFRLTGRVTVELELESPDPEESGQPHVLTCYTSDLSATGIRVVAREPATEGAIIPAYIELERAGEKAAYTLMVEVVWCRAQDDGLWQVGLRVLESDDTAVLEWLETMAQALEDD
- a CDS encoding DUF1631 family protein, which translates into the protein MVHIGTTSAGDAQPNLDIIQAILKGIRVPDLPYPVTRPSDEAVSDWVPLLHTCWQDQRDERVVGVLGTDTLTWSVRQVNAAYLADRIMDVFLQKSGLHSTLVKRTARLRFLLAWQIHEHGAEALGGANSVHNWIDSLHTLRGWSDSGGRAARQLMSWLDTLVQVVDQCFVDRNLQPFERFAEDWRKEQEQKDGRIDRLRQRLLETEQGAARQRTADKVARALVGRALGKRELPPAVTTFIDTYWLPLLRQAVWAEGMGSDNARHAAKLLEWMIWVSDPKLSDQDRDKLYHVGEQLGDKIGEVWSRVNKEALPESALQGIEVTMVARLRGTPVDLEPVKGYSYDSAWLDANTVPDSEIQAYQGHWFVEGEGQQEQRLYFFALLSDSNEVLWTNGEGVKLGLMDWIEFRTASDEGRLRSLPELNHFADVVSETVKAMEHVLRSQIVKRREAREKAEAQAAKVRAEREAAEKRRQEEEQRREAEAAEARAAEEAAVRAQEVAEQQRLEKERLAVARAQVDGLKLGSWIAVSADTPENGESAEARKLKLAVRLNATGKLIFVDRLGLNRTEMTVDSLIEAIVKGEARVMSSEAEFEDTLSRVVGRIRVGRS